The nucleotide sequence GTGATGATTCATATATTGGTGCCCCACAACCAGATACGGAGACAAAACCGGACGACACGCTTGTCCTCTATGGGAAACAAGACCGTCTCAAAGAATTGTCAGACCGGCTCAGTGGTGATGCAGAGGCTCGGGAAGATGCTGTTGAAGACCACGAGGGAACGCTCGAAGAGCAACAACAACTCATTGACCAATAACAGGAGCCACTCACCGAATTTGACCTCCTGATTAGAAATTAGAATTGACTGAAAGAATGGCGACATCACGTATGGATTAACCAACAATACAAAACTACACATCCCTCTGTTGGTTAATCAAATTGGAGAGAGAATTATTCCTCGAGAACGTCGATGAGTTCTTCTGCCGTTCGACTAATCCGGCCGAGGCGCTCGCGAACGACCTCGGGATCGTCCGACTCCCACGCAGCGAGGTAGAACGCTGACCCGCTAGTGTCGAGCCCGCAGTAGCGACCGACAACGTACGCGACGGCTTCAGCCTCGACCTCGCGTTTTGCCCGTTCGGTGTCGTCGTCGACGTCGAAGTGGAGCAGGGCGTGGGCATACTCGTGAATCAGCGTCCGCGCAAGGTCGGCCTCGTTCTCCCGATCGCGCACCTCGACGAGCGGTTGGACGTCGACGAGGCTCAGCTGCTCGCAGATGCCCTTCGCCTCGCCGTGGGTCCAGTCTTCGTCGGGAACGATTCGCACTGTCACGCCGAGCTCATCAGCGGCGGCAGTTAGCTGTTCGACGAGGTCACCGGCGTCGCCGGTCGCTTCCGTGTCTAGGTCGGGAAGCGGCTCGCCCTCGGTCTGGGAGACGTCGAACACCGGCGCGGGCTTGAACCCGACCAGGCCCTCGGACCACTCCTCGGGCGGCGTCTCGTCGTAGTCACAGTCGCTGTCCTCGTGGTAGCTCGGCGAGTTCTCGCACTCCGGGCACTGCTTCGTGATGATTGGCGCCCAGATCCAGATGGCCGACTCACCCTCCGTGACGTGACGGTCGAACTCCTCCTGCCACGTCCGGTAGCCAGCCACGCGGGTTGCCTCGGGACACTGCCGCTTGATGAGGAGCGTGTTCCGATACGAGTAGTCGTGGAAGCGACTCTGGACGTCCAGCCACTCCTGGAACTCCGCGCTGGCCTGCGCGTCGTCGACGCCGGCGACGAGGTCGTCGATCCACTGTTCGATCGTACTGTTCATCTCGTCTGATCGCGTGTCGGTCTGGTCGAAGGAGACCGACGAGTCTCTGGTCGTAGCCATTGTGTGCACGGAATCGAGTTCACGGCGACTGCATCAGTTCAGACCGCGCCGCGCCCCTCAGGGGCGTTCAAAAAACCGCTCTGGCGGTTAGCGGAGCTCGTGACGTTCGTCCGCAAAGCCGACCGTAACGAGGTACTCGAGGAACTCGTCGAACCGCTCAACGTCGCTGGGCGTGTCGGTCGCAAGGTGACGCGCCCACTCGATGGCCCACTGGAAGGCGGGATCCGTGCCGCCCTTGCCGTGAATGTACCACCACCGGGCCGCTTTCAGCACGACCAGCGGATTCGTCGGCGGCTGCTCGCCAGCAAGCCCACGGGTGATGGATTCGATTTCGTCGGGGACGTCGGCGGAATCGACCTCCGCTGATTGCGTGTTGTCGATATCGACCGGGATCTCGTCGATCGAGACGGTGTCAGGACGCTGTTGTTGACTCACTGGAAATCACCTCTGAGAGCTTTCGAAGGAGCCCTCGCCCTCTCTGGGGGCACAAAAAACAGGTCGCGACGTCATGCCGGCGGGAGGTAGACGCTCTGTTCGCCGGCAGATACCTTTGTGCTGAACGTGGGACTTCGCTTGTTAGTCAACTACTGGTTGGACTGGCAGCCGTTCGAGTCGGCGATGGCACGGGATACAGAGAGTCAGCAGGTTACTCGGTACATCTGCATCGTCGACCGACTGGTCTGGGTCGTTGTAGAACCGGCGTCGAGGAATCCGGTGGTGAACCGGGAGATCACGACCGAATTTCTCGCGGTGAGCTTCACGGCCCATACCGCAGCGCAGGCAGGACTCGTTGTCACGGGTGATGATCTCCTCACGAATCTGTGGCCAGTTCGAGCCAAACGGAACTATCTCAGTATCTGACTGACGGTAGTTTTCTAGATAGTCCGGGTCGGCCGCTTGAAGGGCCGTTCGCCACGTTCCGAATTCACGCTGATACGGATCGATGGTAAACTTCCCGTGTTCGTTCATTTCCGTTGTTGTCGGTGGGTGGCCCAGCTCATTCGCAACAGCCCGCAGTTCGGCTAATAACTCCTCCCGTGGAATTCGCCACCGCTCATTCGGCTCGAAGCCGGCAGCTCGGAGAGCTTCATTCCACGAACCGAATCGCTCCTGATAGACTGCTGCACTCCATTTCCCTTGGTTTCGCATTTCATCCTTCCGAGGGACATGGCCTAGCTCTTCGGCGAGACGGTTGAGTTCGGATATCAGATCCTCCTCGCTCACATCCCATACGGAGTGGACTTCCAACTCAGCCTGTCGAAGAGCACGATTCCAGGTTCCAAACGCTCGCTTGTACGAATCCGAGGTGTAGGGGCCACTCCGGTCCATTTCATCTGTTGTGGGCGGTCGACCCAGTTTCTCAGCGAACCCCTGTAAGGCAGTAATGAGTCTCTCTTCGGAGAGATTCATTTCAACGTTCGGCTCAAAATCGGCCGCCCGTAGTGCTGCATTCCATCCTCCAAATCGCTTGCAGTATGTCTTCACCGAATACTTTCCGTGAGCACTGTATTCACGCTCTGACGGGGTTCCTCCCACGATGTCGGCAACCGATTTGAGATCAGTAAGGAGGTCCTCTTCGGACGTCGATGGTCGTCCGTCTGGATCATTCGTTCCGGTTTGAAGTCCGGCAGCCTCGAGTGCGTTATTCCACGACTCGAACCGATTCCCGTACGTCTTCGAAGCATGAGGTCCTGAATCGTCCATCTCACTCTGCGATGGGGGACGACCGAGTTCCTCAGCGAACTTCTGGAGCCGATTGAGGAGTTCATCGTCTGAGTACAGCTTCTTGCCCATGATTTCTGAGGGGATTGAGTCACTCAGTTTGGTCCCGACTCGGTATTTGAATGTCCGCACTCACTCATTCCGGATATTGATCGGAACGGCGACTCAAGGGGCGATCCTCGCGAGTCGTATGGCAGCCACCCCCACTTTTTGGAAGCGACGGCTCGCCGACTAGGATATACTGAAATTCAGTACTAAGACGTCTTATTCGACGGTTTATGGATAGGCAGTTCGACGACGAAGACTGAACCAGTTGGGTCGTTGTCCTCGACCCATACGTCACCACCGAATTGGTCCGTCAGGAGATGGACGAGATATAGACCAATCCCTGATCCTGGACTGTCCAATCCTTTCTCCCCTTTCCCGAAGATTTGTTCTTTCTGTTGGTCAGGAATGCCAGGTCCATTATCTGCAATCCGGTACCGGACAGTCTCTGAGTTCTCTTCACAGGAGACGGTGATCTCAGGGGTCTCTTTGTCGTTGTGTCGGACCGCATTCTCGAGGATATTCCGGAAAACCGAAGAAAGCATCTCGTTTGCCTGTACCGACACGTCGCAGAGTTCACCCGATACGTGAAACTGCGCGTTCGGGAACGAATCACGTACTGCAGCGAGCTCAGCGTCAAGAAGTGGCTGAAGCTGGATTTCTTCTAATTCAGCTGTTCCTTCTTCTGAGAGTGATTCAACGAACTCACGTGCGACCTCTGTGAACTGAATTACGTGCCGGGACTTCTGTAACACTCGGTCCAGAGCGTCTTCCCCATCTTCATCGATATGGTCTTTGAGGATCTCGGCCCATCCGAGAATCACGGTCATATCGTTCCGGATATCGTGTCGAACCACGCGATTTAACGCCTCGAGTTGTTCGGTTTTCTCTTCGAGTCGCTGTCGATATGACTCGCGTTCAGTTACGTCGGTAACCGTCACTAATTGGCCGGTCGTTACCTCACCTGCTAAGAATGGCGTGCTCGACACGTCATAATACCGTGTTTCACCTTCCTGCGTAATTGTCAGGATATCTTGTTTGGTGAGATGATCTGCGAGTGCGGTATTCACAGCCTCAAGCGGTTCGCCAAAGGAATCCTCAAGGGTTGGAAACAGTTTGCGAGCCGCTTGATTGTAATCCTGAATCCGGGTTTCTTGGTCGAGGAAGATTGCGGGTTTCTCTGACTCCCCGGTTAATCGGATTGCCTCAAACCGTTGTCTGTAGAAGAAGAGCGTTCCAACGGCGAAGAGGGCGACGCCAGGCGGCTCATACATTAATGGGAGCAGCCAGTCGACCTGGCCGCCAATAATCGTTGCAACAGCTGGGAGGCCTGAGAGTCCAACGAGCACGACGAGCGGACGGCTGTCACTCCCAGTATGATGGAACCGCTCCATCAGTACGAAGAATCCGACAGCGAT is from Halostella litorea and encodes:
- a CDS encoding homing endonuclease associated repeat-containing protein, with the translated sequence MGKKLYSDDELLNRLQKFAEELGRPPSQSEMDDSGPHASKTYGNRFESWNNALEAAGLQTGTNDPDGRPSTSEEDLLTDLKSVADIVGGTPSEREYSAHGKYSVKTYCKRFGGWNAALRAADFEPNVEMNLSEERLITALQGFAEKLGRPPTTDEMDRSGPYTSDSYKRAFGTWNRALRQAELEVHSVWDVSEEDLISELNRLAEELGHVPRKDEMRNQGKWSAAVYQERFGSWNEALRAAGFEPNERWRIPREELLAELRAVANELGHPPTTTEMNEHGKFTIDPYQREFGTWRTALQAADPDYLENYRQSDTEIVPFGSNWPQIREEIITRDNESCLRCGMGREAHREKFGRDLPVHHRIPRRRFYNDPDQSVDDADVPSNLLTLCIPCHRRLERLPVQPVVD
- a CDS encoding ArdC-like ssDNA-binding domain-containing protein: MATTRDSSVSFDQTDTRSDEMNSTIEQWIDDLVAGVDDAQASAEFQEWLDVQSRFHDYSYRNTLLIKRQCPEATRVAGYRTWQEEFDRHVTEGESAIWIWAPIITKQCPECENSPSYHEDSDCDYDETPPEEWSEGLVGFKPAPVFDVSQTEGEPLPDLDTEATGDAGDLVEQLTAAADELGVTVRIVPDEDWTHGEAKGICEQLSLVDVQPLVEVRDRENEADLARTLIHEYAHALLHFDVDDDTERAKREVEAEAVAYVVGRYCGLDTSGSAFYLAAWESDDPEVVRERLGRISRTAEELIDVLEE
- a CDS encoding sensor histidine kinase, producing MNPLLLGHVIIFALSAIACVATIPQARKIQHPETREGLIVFLGSVALWSGGYIGYLLAPTRAGKLAFYIFGFIFAFVAVGAWLYFCAAYTGRPPRHAPFRNLILGTFLFFTALKVTNPLHNLYFTTEWVTEPFPHLVIHHELLYWIVLGLSYAAIAVGFFVLMERFHHTGSDSRPLVVLVGLSGLPAVATIIGGQVDWLLPLMYEPPGVALFAVGTLFFYRQRFEAIRLTGESEKPAIFLDQETRIQDYNQAARKLFPTLEDSFGEPLEAVNTALADHLTKQDILTITQEGETRYYDVSSTPFLAGEVTTGQLVTVTDVTERESYRQRLEEKTEQLEALNRVVRHDIRNDMTVILGWAEILKDHIDEDGEDALDRVLQKSRHVIQFTEVAREFVESLSEEGTAELEEIQLQPLLDAELAAVRDSFPNAQFHVSGELCDVSVQANEMLSSVFRNILENAVRHNDKETPEITVSCEENSETVRYRIADNGPGIPDQQKEQIFGKGEKGLDSPGSGIGLYLVHLLTDQFGGDVWVEDNDPTGSVFVVELPIHKPSNKTS